The DNA sequence ACTGAAACACACTCATCATATTCCACCAGGGCATGAAGATAGCCAGGGCCAGGAAGAGGACAAAGCCGCCGAGCACCAGGAGCAGCAATGGTTCAATCAGGCTGGTCATATTTTTGATCATGTAGCGGCTTTCCTGGTCAAAATAATCCGCTACTTTGGCCATCATATCATCCAAAGATCCGGATTGTTCTCCGGCAGCCACCATCTGCACCATCAGGGTTGGAAAAATGCCGCTGGCCCGCATGGGCATGGACAGATCCTTGCCTTTCTCCACCTGGTTTTTCACCTTTGCTATCTCCCGCTGCAGGACCGCGTTGTTCACCACCCCGACGACAATATCAAAAACCGTCAACATGGGCACGCCGCTGGTCAAAAGCAGAGAAAAAATCCGCGAAAACTGGCCGAAATTAATCTTCATGAACAGCTTGCCGAAAATCGGTAATTTCAGTTTCAGCCCGTCGATGGTCATCCTCCCTTCAGGCCGGCTATAGAACCAGCGATAGGCAAGCACCAGGATAACAACTCCCAGGATGGCCAGATACCAGTAATCATGAAAGACCGTATTCATGCCGATCAGGATGCGGGTGGGCAGGGGCAGCGCCGCTTTGCTGCGGGCAAACAGGCTGATAAACCGGGGAACCACGAAAGTCATCAGGATGGCAATGGCAATAACCATCGACAAGCCGGCCAGTTTCGGATAACGGGTGGCCATTTTAATCTGCTCGCTGGTTTCCCGCTGGTACTCCAACAGGTCAGCCATCCGATGGAGAATAATATCCAGTTTACCGGAAACCTCCCCCACTCTCAGCATATTGATAAACATGCCGTCAAACAACCGGGGATGGCGGGCAAAAGCATCGGAAAGTTGCCCCCCCATCTCCACAAAACCGGCGATATCGAATAATGCCGCGGCCAGCACCTTATTTTCACTTTCCTCCGCCAGGGTTTTCAGACAGCTCAGCAGGGGAATCCCGGCATTGGTCAGGGTAGCCAGCTGCCGGGTAAAGATAATCATCTCCTCGGTTTTAACCCGCTGATAGCGGGCCCCCAGTTGCTGGAACTTTTCGGCGGTTTGCTGCCAGAACGATGCCTCTTCAATAATAATCGGCAGCAAGCCCTGTTTGGTCAGCCAGGTCTGAACCCCGGAGGGTGATGAGGAACTACGGACCCCATGGCGTTCACGTCCTTCATCATCCTGGGCTCGATAGCTGAAAAGGGTTAAAGTTTCGGCCATAATTTCAACTGATCTCCATAGTAACTCTTAGAACTTCTTCGATGGTGGTTTCACCGGCCAGGGCATGGCGCAAGCCTACCTCCCGCAGGGGCAAAAATCCTTCAGCGCAGGCCTGCTGGCGGATGGCTTCCGCGTGAGCCCGGCCGACGATCATCTCCTTAATAGTTAAGCTGGGAGACATAACCTCAAAGAAAGCCAGCCGGCCACGATAACCGGTCTGGTTGCACATGGAGCAGCCGGCACCCCGGTAAAAATCCGGTGTTGGACCGTTGATGCCTAAATCCGTCAGCAAAGCCGTTGACGGAGTAAATACTTCCTTGCAGTGAGGACACAAACGCCGGGCCAGGCGCTGACCGATCACCAGGAGCAGGGAGGAAGCTACCAGAAAGGGCTGGATACCCATATCCAGCAGCCGGGAAGCACATCCCGGAGCATCATTGGTATGCAAGGTGGAAAAAACCAGGTGCCCGGTAAGCGCCGACTGGATGGCCATTTCAGCGGTTTCCTGGTCGCGAATTTCACCGACCATGATAATATCCGGATCCTGACGCAAAATTGAACGCAGGCCACTGGCAAAGGTCAGATCAATTTTGGCATTCACCTGAATCTGGTTAATAACCGGCAGCTGATATTCAACCGGGTCTTCCAGAGTGACAATATTCTTATCCAAGGAATTAATGCTGTTCAAGGCGGCATAGAGAGTGGTGGTTTTACCGCTTCCGGTTGGGCCGGTAAGGATAATCATCCCGTATGGTTTCTTGATTTTATCCCGGAAAATGGTTTCCTGCTCCTCGAGAAAACCCAGATGCTCCATACCTACCACCAGAGCGCTCTGATCCAAAAGTCTTAAGACCACCTTTTCTCCCCGCACCGTCGGGATGGTCGACATCCGCACATCAATATCTTTATTGCCCACGGTAAGCTGGAAGCGGCCATCCTGGGGCAAGCGCCGTTCGGCAATATTGAGATCAGCCATAATTTTCAGGCGGGAAACCGCATTGGCATGCAGGGCCAGAGGCGTAGTCATCTTTTCACTCATAATTCCATCAACCCGGAAACGGATACGCAAAAACTCCTTTTCCGGCTCCAGATGGATATCACTGGCCTTGAGTTTAACCGCTTCGATCAGCAGGGCATTGATAAAATCACTGATTTTATTGTCATCCCTGGCAATCTCGCTGAGGGAATCAGCCTGGAGGATATCACCGGCTGTTTCACCATCCTTCTGTTTCAGGGTTTCGTAAACCTGGGACAGGGAACTGTCCCGGCGATAGTACTTTTCAATCGCCTCAACAATCACCTGTTCGGCGGCAATCACCGGATTAATCTGAGATTTAGATGCCTGGGCCATCTCATCCATGGCAATAATATTCAGGGGATCGACCATGGCCAGGGTCAGCTGGTTTTCAACCTTGAACAAAGGAATGGCCTTGTATTTCCGGGCCAGCATTTCCGGCAGGACGGAAACCACTTCCGGATCAATCAGGAAGGAATCAGCGGTCATGTGCGAGATATTCAACTGCTTGGCAATGGCCTTGATAATCTGTTCTTCGGTGGCAAAACCAAGATTTATCAGGGCCTGTCCCAGGCGGATATTCTCCCGCCGGCTCTTTTCCAGTGCTTCCAGCAACTGAACATTGGTAATCAGACCTTCATCCAGCAGGACATCTCCCAATCTTTTTCTGGTAGTAAAACCCATTATAATCCTTTAATTTACCCCCGAACTTCCGTCACTCTTTTCAACCCCTCATTGCGCGCTTTGCCCGCTTTTAGCTGGCGGTCTTCTTCCTTTCGACAGAAAATTTCCAGAGTTTACCAAAAAATTGTGTAAATACTCGACTAGCTTTAAAAATAACTGACTGTGATGTAATATTTAAAAAAAACGGGCTTTTTTTGTAGTCATGGTTGCCTGATTGTTTTTTCTCACGGAGACACAGAGCCACAGAGAGGGATAAAAGAAACTTGGTTTTCCCCGTGTCTTTGTGACTCTGTGAGAGTTATTTTATTTTCGTTTTTAACCGAATATTTGCAAAACTGTAATGACACCTTCCTCTTTATCCTGGTTCCCGGCTTGACATCGCCTTTTTTTCCGATTACTAAGAAGAACATTGGATCATAATTACGTTGCCATGTTGCATAAAAAAACAGGGATCAACTCATGAACAATCGCCTGCTGCTTATCGATGATGAACTTGAAATCCGGGAACTGGCCGCGGATTTTTTCAGCGATGCCGGTTATCGCATTGACCTGGCAACCTGCGGCAATGAAAGTATTGCCATGATGGAAAAGCAGGATTATGACGTGGTCATTACCGATCTGATGATGCCTGACGGAAATGGAGAACAGGTTGTTTCCTGGGTTATGCAGAACAAAGCATATATGGGCATCATCGTGATGACCGGGTATGGCAGCGTTGAATCGGCGGTCAAGCTGATGAAAATGGGGGCTGCCGACTATGTCCTGAAACCATTCATGCTGGATGAATTGAAGGTGGTTATTGAACGATGCATCGATAATCAGGAACTCAAGGAGGAAAATCGCCTGCTGCAAGAAGCCTATGCTAAAATGTATGAAGTCAAGAGCATAAAAGAAAAGTTTCTGGCTTTGACCAGCCACGAACTTAAAACCCCGGTAACCATCCTGAATGCTATGCTGGGTTTTATTGAACAAAAAGCCGGTCCCGAATGCAAAATCAGTGACCAGCTGACCCTGATGAAAAAAACCATTGGCAACCTGACCGGAACCATTACCGAAATGCACCAACTGGCCCAATCGCAGGGAAGCATGATTCCCATGCATTTCCAGGAAGTTAATCTGGATGATATTATTGATGAAGTCATCCATGACATTCATCTTTTAGCTGCCAATCGCCAGCTCGAGATAAGCTTTAACAAACGAAGGGGTGAAGATGGGTTAATTTTTGTTGATGCAGACAAGATTCGCCGGGCCCTGTTTGAACTGCTGCAGAATGCAGTAAAATTCACTCCGGATGGGGGATCAATTAAGGTGAACATCCGTCGACAATCAACGACGGAGAATGAGTTGCCGAAGTTACTCATCAATATCACTGATACCGGCATTGGCATTGCCGCTGCTGACCATAAAAAGATTTTTGAAAAATTCTATAAAATCCAGGATGTCCATACTCACCATAGTTCAGAATCTACCTTTCTTGGCGGCGGTCTTGGAATCGGTTTATCACTGGCCAAAAACCTGGTGGAAACCCATGAAGGAAGCATTTCCCTGACCAGTGACTATGATAATGGTTCCACCTTCACCATCTCCCTGCCCTGTCGGGAAGCACAGCCCTCCCGGTAATTTTTATGCATACCTCCATCATGAGTGCCTCGCTGCAGGGCATCGAAGCGGCAAACATTGAAGTTGAGGTTGATGTTTCCTCCGGCCTGCCGGGGATGACCATTGTCGGCCTTGCCGACCATGCCATTCGCGAAAGCCGGGACCGGATACGGGCGGCAATAAAAAATGCCGGCTACAAATTTCCCAACCGCCGCATTACTATCAACCTGGCCCCGGCAGACCTGAAGAAAGAAGGGACGACCCTTGATCTACCCATTGCCACCGGCATCCTGGCAACCAGGCTGACGGCGGCAACCGATCAACCGGATCCGACTTCCTGGCTGCAAAACTACCTGTTTATCGGCGAACTTTCCCTGGACGGTTCAGTCAAACCGGTGCGGGGTTGCCTGTCTATCGCCTTGATGGCTAAAAAACATGGTTACCGGGGGATTATCCTGCCCCGTAAAAATACCGCTGAAGCGGCTGTCATTGATAATATAGAAATAATCGGTATCGAGAACATCCAGGAAGTCATGCAGCTGATAACCGGAAAGCTGGTTATTTCACCCTGCGAGCACCAGCCGATTCAACCCCGGATCAAAGCGGTTGACAGTATCGATTTTGCCGAAGTACGCGGTCAACAGCATGCCAAGCGGGCCCTGGAAATCGCGGCCGCCGGCGGCCACAACCTGCTTTTCATCGGCCCGCCGGGATCAGGCAAATCCATGCTGGCCAAGCGCTTGCGCACCATTCTACCACCCTTGAGTTTTGACGAAGCCATAGAAACCACTATCATTCACAGCGTTGCCGGCACCATACCCGATGGTGACGGCATCATCCATGAACGTCCATTCCGCCAT is a window from the Pseudomonadota bacterium genome containing:
- a CDS encoding type II secretion system F family protein, producing MAETLTLFSYRAQDDEGRERHGVRSSSSPSGVQTWLTKQGLLPIIIEEASFWQQTAEKFQQLGARYQRVKTEEMIIFTRQLATLTNAGIPLLSCLKTLAEESENKVLAAALFDIAGFVEMGGQLSDAFARHPRLFDGMFINMLRVGEVSGKLDIILHRMADLLEYQRETSEQIKMATRYPKLAGLSMVIAIAILMTFVVPRFISLFARSKAALPLPTRILIGMNTVFHDYWYLAILGVVILVLAYRWFYSRPEGRMTIDGLKLKLPIFGKLFMKINFGQFSRIFSLLLTSGVPMLTVFDIVVGVVNNAVLQREIAKVKNQVEKGKDLSMPMRASGIFPTLMVQMVAAGEQSGSLDDMMAKVADYFDQESRYMIKNMTSLIEPLLLLVLGGFVLFLALAIFMPWWNMMSVFQ
- a CDS encoding ATPase, T2SS/T4P/T4SS family is translated as MGFTTRKRLGDVLLDEGLITNVQLLEALEKSRRENIRLGQALINLGFATEEQIIKAIAKQLNISHMTADSFLIDPEVVSVLPEMLARKYKAIPLFKVENQLTLAMVDPLNIIAMDEMAQASKSQINPVIAAEQVIVEAIEKYYRRDSSLSQVYETLKQKDGETAGDILQADSLSEIARDDNKISDFINALLIEAVKLKASDIHLEPEKEFLRIRFRVDGIMSEKMTTPLALHANAVSRLKIMADLNIAERRLPQDGRFQLTVGNKDIDVRMSTIPTVRGEKVVLRLLDQSALVVGMEHLGFLEEQETIFRDKIKKPYGMIILTGPTGSGKTTTLYAALNSINSLDKNIVTLEDPVEYQLPVINQIQVNAKIDLTFASGLRSILRQDPDIIMVGEIRDQETAEMAIQSALTGHLVFSTLHTNDAPGCASRLLDMGIQPFLVASSLLLVIGQRLARRLCPHCKEVFTPSTALLTDLGINGPTPDFYRGAGCSMCNQTGYRGRLAFFEVMSPSLTIKEMIVGRAHAEAIRQQACAEGFLPLREVGLRHALAGETTIEEVLRVTMEIS
- a CDS encoding ATP-binding protein — translated: MNNRLLLIDDELEIRELAADFFSDAGYRIDLATCGNESIAMMEKQDYDVVITDLMMPDGNGEQVVSWVMQNKAYMGIIVMTGYGSVESAVKLMKMGAADYVLKPFMLDELKVVIERCIDNQELKEENRLLQEAYAKMYEVKSIKEKFLALTSHELKTPVTILNAMLGFIEQKAGPECKISDQLTLMKKTIGNLTGTITEMHQLAQSQGSMIPMHFQEVNLDDIIDEVIHDIHLLAANRQLEISFNKRRGEDGLIFVDADKIRRALFELLQNAVKFTPDGGSIKVNIRRQSTTENELPKLLINITDTGIGIAAADHKKIFEKFYKIQDVHTHHSSESTFLGGGLGIGLSLAKNLVETHEGSISLTSDYDNGSTFTISLPCREAQPSR
- a CDS encoding YifB family Mg chelatase-like AAA ATPase produces the protein MHTSIMSASLQGIEAANIEVEVDVSSGLPGMTIVGLADHAIRESRDRIRAAIKNAGYKFPNRRITINLAPADLKKEGTTLDLPIATGILATRLTAATDQPDPTSWLQNYLFIGELSLDGSVKPVRGCLSIALMAKKHGYRGIILPRKNTAEAAVIDNIEIIGIENIQEVMQLITGKLVISPCEHQPIQPRIKAVDSIDFAEVRGQQHAKRALEIAAAGGHNLLFIGPPGSGKSMLAKRLRTILPPLSFDEAIETTIIHSVAGTIPDGDGIIHERPFRHPHHTISDAALAGGSNPPRPGEISLAHHGVLFLDELPEFRKNVIEMLRQPLEDQCIIIARAKGSASFPAAFILVAAMNPCPCGHYGDDRHECTCTMSQIQKYRARISGPLLDRIDLHVEVPAVPAEELLTTKTGGEQSAFIRERVTATRQLQEQRFTGQPIYHNGAMGEADIRKFCRLDDRGKKLVEQAISKLGLSARAYSRILKVARTIADLDNREKIQANHLAEAIQYRSLDRRIAL